The following proteins are encoded in a genomic region of Chelmon rostratus isolate fCheRos1 chromosome 3, fCheRos1.pri, whole genome shotgun sequence:
- the LOC121604553 gene encoding snaclec 7-like, translating to MTVEGEKMTWESAQMHCRKSQTNLISLLSETDHLLARRVFQKVNITERVWIGLRNLDQRWMWVNGDSLVYEAWSKGDQDYRCPIWKRCGALTKDGLWENWDCQEKLNFICY from the coding sequence ATGACAGTGGAGGGGGAGAAGATGACCTGGGAGAGTGCTCAGATGCACTGCAGAAAGAGTCAGACTAACCTCATCAGTCTGCTCTCTGAAACCGACCACCTTCTGGCCCGGAGAGTGTTTCAGAAAGTCAACATCACTGAGCGGGTGTGGATCGGCCTGCGTAACCTGGACCAGCGTTGGATGTGGGTGAACGGTGACTCTCTGGTGTATGAGGCCTGGTCTAAAGGAGATCAAGACTACCGATGTCCAATATGGAAACGCTGTGGAGCTTTAACTAAAGACGGACTGTGGGAGAACTGGGACTGCCAGGAGAAACTCAACTTCATCTGCTACTGA